The stretch of DNA aaaaggacAGGCTGTGTGAAAGCAGATGTCGAAAAAAGCGCGGCGTCGGTTTTTAGGGAACAGTCGGAGGTCGAAGGTAGCTCTGAGTTCTCCCGGGACCCTCTGGCCACCGTCCTCTCCCGTCAGAGGGAGTCAAACATCCTTCATCTCCTTTTTTTGTGGCCCCAGAGGGGTGTTTGGCAGCTTATCCTTAACCTCACTGCCTCACTCATTACCCTGCATACCTGAcactgtgtgtacatgcatcCGAGTGTTTGCGCGCATGCGTGGCGCCAAGTGCTGCCACGACCACATCCCATCGACATTAATATTTACCAGAGGATGTCTCCATTTCTCAGCTTTCTCGTCACTGTCAGTTCATAAACGTCTCTCCGCCCCAGTAGATGGCAGTCAAGCAAACAACAAAGTTTCTGATATTTAGATTATCCTTCTTTTTTAAACTGATCTAAATTTCGACAAGAATGACAAAAGGGgttttgccaggataatctttttttgtttcatctgcaaaaaaaggaggagaaaaaaaaccaaaacgttttgccaggtggaaaaaaaaccttgccaagatgatttattttctttttttttctctctgtgaaacaggtgaaaaaaagttttggcaggtgagaaaaaaatgtttttttaaggataATTTTCGAACGTTTGTTTTTTcacctgccaacatttttttctcacttgttttcacagatgaaaaaaaagtaCCTTAAAAAAattatcctgaaaaaaaaaaaaaaaatcaccttccAAAACTTGGCACTCACATCTCTGTGAGGAAGATGACAGTTAACACGATCCGGTTGAGAATCAAACACTGTGATTTAAGCACTTGAAGATCCAATCATCACTAGAGCATCTGTCATGAAagagaccaaaaaagaaaaggtttagGGTAACaaaaatttacatttaaggTGTGCCTGTCGATGGAGTTTTGATTTCTTTCACGACATCAATTCATTCTCTTCGTGTAACATGCAAGAAAAATGTTTCACCTTAAAAGATGctggtagtttttgtgttttttttcttcagtgtatAGATGATTAACATTAACTAGTAACAAGCAAAACACCCTTTAATATTTTGGAACAgctaaaaaggtcaaagttatTACTGAACAAGTAGTAAGTAAGCAGTTAAGTAAGTAATGTAAACATCCAAAACATCGTTCCATCAGCATAAAAAACTTATAATTTATATTCATCCATCCTAAAAGATATCATCACATCTTTCTCAAACTGTTCATCACgcacaacatttacattttagggcatttatcagacgctttttgtccaaagcgacttacagtaattcatacattcattcatacactgatggaggtggtgccgaccagcacatcaggagcagtttggggttcattatcttgcccaaggacgcttcgacatgcagaccaggggaatcataCCAGCGACCTttccgataacaagatgctggctctacccctgagccagaGCCCCTCAACAaaggtttattttatttccgttgGCATCCTGCTTTCTACTTTCACGATATTGAAGATCTTGATCGATGAGTTCTTGGTTGTATTCTTTGAAAAAGGGCTGGAGTGGTTAAATGTTGTGGTTGTTATGTTTCAGTGCTTATTTAAAATCCTTTCAAGACATACTGGAAAAGATAAATGACccacaaatgtaaattaatCATCATCTTCTGTACTTGCAAGGTtaagtctgaaaaaaagaaaaagaaaactgtcaaTACGATGAGTTTATTGCAGAGCTCGAGCCGGATATTTTGTCCTGCCGTGCCCTCTGTGGGTTTGTCCAGATGTGACGAATGTCATCGGGATCCGAACAGTGTTTTTGATCCTCACTGATCCATACTGCTGTGTGAATGATATTTATGAGCCCATGATTGCTCGAAACCCCCTTGGAGTGTAATTGAAGAGCCCGGAAATGAATGTTATTGTCATTGTGTCATATTTAATAGGAGTGTTTTGGAAAGACGAAAACCCCAAAAAGCAGCCCGGGCCTGCAGAGGAGAGGGTGTGAAGGCGGAGCAGGGAgatgggcgtgtgtgtgtgtgtgtgtgtgtgtgtgtgtgtgtgtgtgtttgtgtgtgtgtgtgtgtgtgtgtgtgtaaacacacacttttcaaCAGTGCCCTAATTGTTTCTTCAGGCATAGAAATGAGTGAATTTGACGATGTGAAGACGAGACGAGCAAATAAGAGATAAAATGGTGCAACGCAACAGAAAACATTGGTCGTGTGGAAAGCAATTTAATCTTGTTTTGAGATTTATCacacttttttattattcttgTACAACATAGAGTACAACGTGTTAACTTGTGAAcattagaggtgctggtaggagGATTTTGTTGCTGTCGGACAGAGTTTCTGGTCCTCATGCTAAGCGAAGCTATGCTAATTTAAATTGGTTTGTGAGcgggattacacaaaaactactgagcagATTTCCATAAAACGTATGTGGAAGATGAGTCTCGGCTGAGATTAGTCCCCATCAACTTTTGGTGCTGATCCGGTGAAGGGGATGGATACAGGAAATTCTTTTCACTTTCTTAAATCTTGCGAAATAGGAAGTGTTTGGGAATAATGCATAGATCTGTATGaaaaattctttaaaaaaatcatgtgtATTTAAGTGGAGATCCTAATAAAATAGAGGGAAGTCACTGTAAGGTAACAAATGGGGATATCAACCTGCAACTACCAAGGTACCAACGGTTTTAACATTATCTTTTACCACTGACTCAGGATGATTGAAGGGCAGTgggcaaaaaaaatcaaaaagggCGCCACATGTATGCagcagaaagaagagaggacaCTTCACCACATTTTGTCCACTAGAGGGGCAACCTAGAGGACGCTTTACCAACAGTGTCTTTCATAGTTTTAGAACTATATCCGCGTGGATGTGATATATTTGTGGGGAGAGTAAGCTAGACGACACTCAGCAGCTGAATGTTTTAGATATTATACCCACCAGTTGAACAGATAGTGGTGGTTTGACATTAGGGTTGATTGAACTAACTGTTGGGTCTCCTACTTGTGAGACTTAATCATTtattaaaatactttttggCCTGTTTACTAACCAGTAGctaatatttgttttaagaaatgacaaaaaaatgacagatttatCAAACGGATAACCGTCAGATTTAATAAAGTGATTATAGGTGTTTATTGATTTAGGGTTATATAAACCAATGATTCAAATGGATGATAAGGGATAAACTAATCGTTTCCAATTATGACCTTACAGTCATTAATTAAAACCATTAATGCAGTTTGGTTTCCCCAAAGTTAGATTGGTCTggataaaagatgaaaaaaaatcacacagagCCTTTTGTATTTATGCTTATTTGTTCAATCATTCTGTggtacattttaattaaaccCTTAACAGATGATAATTTATAGCAGTATAAATAATGCAACCCCAACcgtaaatttaaaaaaaaaagaaaaggagctgAGAGCCCGGGGTTCTGCTCACTCAGGGTGAAGGCAGGCTGACACTCGCCGTTGTAATCTGTAAATTACCCCGACTCCTGCCTCGCTCTGTGTGTGCGATAATTAAAACTTCAGTGGGTATGAGAAAGATAGATGATTAGCATGTTAGTGCCTGTGCACTGATGCTACTCTTTGGCAGGCCAGACATCAGGAGTCTGTAGGCATCTCttcacttccattgttgatTTTAGTGACTTTTGCTGCCATTTCTAAGCGGGCTCACAACATGTAAATACTTGTAAAGATGACAGCAACACAGATCAAAAACTGTGTAAACTTGATATCACAGTTTCACACAAAACTATTTATCAGAGGTTAACCTTCACTTTATCCATGCTTTGAGGTATCACGATTCCTCCTTCAAAccaaaaaaatgctttgatatttttatttgtctcCCGCTCTGTAATTCTGCGCCTCACAGTTTGTTTGGACCTGATTGCCCTGCAGAATTATcattttgctgtgtgtgttcagcctgcGAGACATGATTAGGAGATTAAAACCACAAGACGCTAAACAGAATTCCAGTTCAGGCTCATATCCTTATCCAGAGAGTGTAAACACATACCCAAGTTAATGTCTGCAGCCACAGggcactggtgtgtgtgtgtgtgtgtgtgtgtgtgtgtgtgtgtgtgtgtgtgtgtgtgtgtgtgtgtgtgtgtgtgtgtgtgtgtgtgtgtttgtgcgtgatGACATGAGGCTCTGAGACCGCGGGAAGCGGTAGGGCGCATGCCAGAGAGGTCTACAGTTTATCAACTCTTTGAAATAAAAGACTGATTACAAGAGCCGATTTATGAGCTTTCCGGGAGTTTAAAGGTTCAttaggagagggagagagaaaaaacaaagaaacagttgATGAATAATCCAGACAGAGAGACCAAaggggaagagggagggggaggtgaTTGGAAAGTGAACAGAAAGAAATAGAATACATTTTGGACAGTGAGCTTCCTTCCTGTATTCACACAGTTTGTTTACTGTGGTAGGAGAAGGCTTAGAAGAGACTGCTACTTGCAGTATGAAGTCATGCAACAGTGTTTGGGGGAAAAAGAGGTCAATCAAATGAAAGGCCAAAGCTATGTTGTCTTTGCCAGACAGCATTTCTGGTGATTTCTCctgtaaaaaatgtataattgcTGGAGAAAAGTGGAGAATCATTCAACTATTTTCAAGAAATAGTTCAACATTAATTTAAAGAAGGAGACTGATACCACTGTCGTGTCTGTATGGTAGCTTGATATGTTGCAACAGCCAGGTGCtggttagcgtagcttagcacaaacactggaaacaggtggaaacagctagccaggCTCTGTCCTGTCAAATTTTACCTAAAAGCGCCTCTAAAGTTCAATAATAAGCATTTtatgtcttgtttgtttcatcATCACTTCCAAAAGAAGCTTTTGCTAGTCTGTGTGCTAAGATAGGCTAAGCAGCAGCTCGcagtagcttcatatttacagcATAAGCACAAGAGTGCTGTCGTTCTTCTCATCTTGATttcagcaagaaagcaaataagaatatttttctaaaaatgttaaactattgCTTTCATCCAAGTTGGTGTGGCTCACTTTTGTATGTTAAAGAACATGCACTTAAAGGAACTTGGAGTCCCTAATTTGTCCCTAATATATGGGTGTTATTCCTCTGATATCAGCCATTTTCTTGATATCAAGATCAGGGTGTTAAGCTCAAGTGTTTATGTGAAGCTAATGCAAGTGAAGCAATTTTTTGTCTGCCGTAcctgttagctaatgttagcatccaGCCGCCTCCTGCTAACATTACTGTTAGATGTACGTTGACATTTAAGAATATTGTATGCCTTTCTTATCCCATTTTGTAACAATATCAAAtattagctaggaagtggtttcaggctaatgttagctgttgtctaacgTCAGCTAACGGGTTATcagatatgttgttttacctttaaATATAGTCTGAGGTCCCTTCAGGTTCTCACTGTCCATCATCTTTTGAGGTGCTAATATCAGGAAGTGgtgaaataataacaattgGTCAGATCCTCTGTATTTGAACACCGCAGTGTGACACTTTAGCTGCCCAccctgagtgtgatgtcagagaaaAATGACTGCTGTGCACGCTTTAGGACAAAAGATATCGTCACTAAGACATCCACAGTTAATAGACTAGGAttcaaagtgtgtgtctgcgtatGTGTTTCACAGGCTCAACCAGCGGGCAGAGAGAAAAACCTGTAATTGACCCTGGCAGCACGACCGTGTTCCCTCATCCACACAAAGgtaaacaccaaaacacacaggCAAAAATATACAGACAAGCTTAATTGAGCTCCAATTACCACCCATTCTTCATACattgtcttttttctgtctcacacacacgcacagatttTTAATAATACGGCTTTACTTCCATGTTTTAGATCCCACCGGGCAAGGTCACCTAGCAACAGCTCTCATTATTGCCATGTCGACCATTTTCATCATGGCCATCGCCATCGTCCTCATCATCATGTTTTACATCCTGAAGGCCAAACCGAGCGGCcaaggtgagacacacacacgatcacacacacacatgcacacacatgatCTCATGTCAAATGTTGGTGTTTACGTTTTACGACGTCCctcatacgtgtgtgtgtgtgtgtgtgtgtgtgtgtgtgtgtgtgtgtgtgtgtgtttgtgtgtgtgtcagcagcatgCTGTTCGGGACAAGTTGTGAAGGCTGTGGAAGCTCAGGCcaacaaacaggaagacaaGAAAGATGTCCCAGGTGagacgtcacacacacacactcacagacattGAATAAATAACAAGCTCACACAGCCTTTAAGCGTCTTAATGGCTTCCTGTTTATTGTTTCTCACAAACTGATTTCAATCAAGTCTGGCCTCATAATTTTGGGTCCTAGCAGGAACAAcagactttgtttacatgtacaCTAGAGGGTTTATCCTGGTCTTGATTATATTACGGTTATGatgtttaaatgaaacataaataattgtattattaatatCCTGATACCAATAATATCCATATTTTTGCCCATACACTCACAGGTATAGCAGGGACTTGCATGCCTTTGATTCAGTACTCCATCTACAATATTCGGGGTTCTCAGGACTTCATGCTTTGAAGCAGGTTTCTAGAAACAAGTTAGGATATTACAATGCAAAGACATCACAGAAACTGTAATTCTCAAAGTGCTCACTGTAACACATGTCTTTCATAATGCAAAAAGTACGAGAGGATATTTTGAAATACGAAGAAACAGATGCTTTtctgaaacaaagcaaagtgtGAGCGCACAGTAATTTAGAGACATTAGAgcctgtttgtgttcagtagaGACCAGCCGATTTTTCCTCATAACGTTGTCAGTTTATatctgtaaaaataaacagaacGGATCATTTATATGTTTCCATAAAACTTAATTCTCAGTTTGCACAATTCCCAAACGAGAGCCTACAAAATATGTACTCAACAACAGACGCAGTTTTAACTTAAACTACTTAAAACTACACCCTGAATAgtacaaagacacacaatgcTATATAATTACAGTAACATAAAAGgctataattatttttttccacccttaGCTTTAACAACTCTGAAATTACTCAAAAATGTGACTCAGCACTTCATTTGCTTCACTGTGAGTCTGAACAGATGTCACCCAGCAGTGATTACACTAACACTGTATGTAATTCTACTCAATCCTGCAGAGAAATCCTCTCTAACCTTGATTCAGGTAACTGTATGTCTGGCTTATTGGTTAAGCCCCAAACACGGCATGTTATCTGTCCACAAGAGTATTATCCAACACTTTCCTGTGGTGCTCTGGCTCAGCTGATAATGATTTAATTCAAATTGAAGCTGCAAATTGCAGATGAGTTTGTAACTCTTTCCTTCAGAAGTGAACTCACGGCAGAAGAGTCTGTGGAGCGGCACGTTTGTATGAATTAATGGAAAAATCTCAATATTTATACACTTTcgattctgaatatttgaaatggCTTTTTACTCTTCTTTCTGACAGCAAGTTGACACACATTTGAACTTTAATCCGCGGGCACCTTCACTGGTATTTTTGCTTATGTCATCTTCAGATGCTTCACATCCCTAAAATCGGTGCAAACtgagataataataatcatcatcagtcaTCATATTTCAGTGAATTAAAACACAAAGCGCATTGATAAAATAGCTCTTAATGTAGATAATATTGCAATACTAATATTTCCTCACTGCCGACATTTGCTTATTCTTCTTGAAATATGTTGTTCAGATATTCtcacaaatacaaaatacacaatggatggatggatggatagatagatagatagatagatagatagatagatagatagatagatagatagatagatagatcagggttcgtacgggtgcttgaaatccttgaaagtacttgaatttcaatgttgtgttttcaaggtctgaaaagtgcttggattttagtttaagtgcttgaaagtgcttgacattataactgtgtctttcacaaaattgggatcagactggataattaatttctgaagtttttgctattatgaaacataattttagatgttcacagcataatacaatgtacataattgtgataaaaagtgaagaaaaaataatgagtttatatattcctgtagatacgtattttaccccagcaataaggtcgTGGAAAACCTTAAAAATGACCcataaaagtgcttgaaaagtgcttgaatttgaccttgaaaaatgtgtacgaaccctgatagatagatagatagatagatagatagatagatagatagatagatatttcAATCTCTCTTCATCCCGTATCTCTGCCCCCTTTTGAAAATGGTATcctataccattatatttcaagGCACTATATCAAGGTTACCAATTCCACTATTGTGACGACACAAGTATGAATTGTGTGACGCTTCAACTCTCAAGCTCAGCTTAAAGTCTGGCCCTTCGACAACCAGTACAACGCTGATGAACTCTGAATTCAACACGAACAAGCCACATCATCTCATCACACTGACTGAATCAGACACTGATAATACATTATAGAGTTGGCTCCATGTGTCAGTCTAGTTTGTATGTGCATATTAATGTTGGCAgcaaaatgtatgcaaatgcatgtgtgtgtgtgtgtgtgtgtgtgtgtgtgtgtaggctgaCAGACCTGCAGTACTATGAGTACATCATGAGTACATCGTGGTGGAATGTGAGGCTGCCAAGGCTAAAGCCATACGTTGCTGTAGGCGCCATTTCTCCTGACAATGATGCTCTGTTCAGTCTCACTCGCAGACTGACTGACTAACCACGTACATGTGGTGTGAATGagaacccacacacacacacacacacacacgcacacacacatacacctagTGTATCTGCAGCCACATAAGCATTATGTGGTCAAACATGGTCGCAAAGTTAATAATGTAATAGCTAAGGAAACATGATTAAGTAGTTACAGTATGATTAAAAAATCAATGTCTGCTTTGTCACCTAATGTTTCgttgttactgtgtgtgtgtgtgtgtgtgtgtgtgtgtgtgtgtgtgtgtgtgcgtgtgcgcgtgtgtgtgtgtgtgaatgcatcgGTGCGTGTGTATATGGGATAGAAGCCCATTGCTCGGAGCTCAACCGGAGCTAGCTGTCACTCATGTAGACAAGGACTTAATAAGGTTGTGAGATGAAagacacccgcacacacacacacacacacacacacacacactctctctctctctttctctctctcacacacacacagcatttgtTCCACTTAGGTATTCACTCATTACGCTGTCTATCCCTATCACTGTCCACGATGTAAGTGTAATTAAACATGATTGTCAATGTAATTGTTTTACACACCGTTCAGGCTGCAGTTCCTCTGTACATGGTGTACATCCTGTTCGCCTCAGGAGTCCGTCCTTTTTCTCGTGCGCTTCAAGTGATGCCAACATCGATTCAAACACGGAGGTGTTATCATGTTTTGCATCGCGATAAAAGATCAGAGCTCACAAAATCAGATATGAGATCTTttctatatttacattttaaattttggACTACTCTGCTAGTGCTGGTATGTCAGTGAACGTCATTTATGTCggatttatatttttatttttgtttttttctcttcggTTGGTTACACATACGCTACCGAAATGAGGCGTGCGCAGTCGCTAAGAATCAAACATAGATTATGTAACtttcaaaagaataaaaagcGTCAGGAGCACAGGAGAATCTCAAGGAATGAGGGTTGTTTCATTGTTCAGCAAAAAGTGTGAGCGTGAGCGTTAAAACGTCCTGCAGATCTTTGGAGAAGTTTGGGTGTAAAGACAGATGTTGGAACCACAACTCTTTGAGATCTGAGCATATTTTGCActgttatttttctcttctgttttcaATATTGTGGAGAAATACTTACTAACCCCTGTATCttttcgttctttctttctttctttctgtctctctagACAATGTGGTGATCTACTCGGAGAAAGATGAGTTCGACAAAATGAAAGCTCCACCTCAGAAGACGGTGAAAAGGTGAGAGGATGCGTCTGACTCACAAACAACTTCACCACACTTTCACTCTTAATATAACTGGATGACACTGGACTTGATAGAAGCTGATAACAAGCATGTCAAGGGGGTTAAGAGCATGTGTTGATTACCTTGATGATGGGTGAGAGTAGAGATAAACCACTAAGGCTTGGGACTATGGAGTCGGTGAAATGGgtcattttttacttttggtaaCACGGGACATGGAACTTTTTAGCTCTTTATACCGCTTGTGTATGAATGCGGTCTATCGGCTGTAACAATGTATatttacactttattttgtgCTTATTCTTCAGTGAATATTACACGTGTGTAGAGAACATCGTACTCTACTGTGTTGAGGTGCACTTTATGAGCGTGTGTGCTTTTCTGTGTTCGTATGTGGCGTCAGAGAGACTTTGCAAAACAGAAAGAagcttttgtaaaaaaaatcattttcagcaTCTGCCCGTAATTAAGCCACCACAGAACAAGTCACTGCAGTAGTAATAGCAGTGCTGCTggtcgtttttttgttgttgtttttttggggggggggatctgcatatacgtgtgtgtgtgtgtgtgtgtgtgtgtgtgtgtgtgtgtgtgtaaggtaTGTTAAAAGCAAGTTcagctgaggttttttttttctccttgttttgtatttaatgaaGCAGAGAGCCATTATGTGGCTTTGGAGCAGGCAGAGAAGTGGGTcttgggtggggggggggaaggacTGGTGAGGTAGCATAGATGAGCCCTGAAGCCTAGCAGTCTGTAAGAGACTGACAGAAGTGGATGGTTGTCATGGATGGGGGTATTTATTCCGAGCTTCGCCTAAAAACCACTGCCAGGTGAAAGCATGTCCTGGCAGACAACAAAGAACAACAGTTTTCACACCTTCGTCTTTCGGCGTTTATCTCATCCCCCGTGTGCAGACAATGCTGCTTTATAGCCGCTAGTGGCTAACGTGCAGAAGAGAAGTGTGGGAGTCGATGATAGCTTTGAGTGTTGCACCAAACCTACAGTGATCCATTGTGCTCGAACGTTACAGCCCCCTGTAGTGAACATGCTTGGATTAATATGCTGTTGCAATATATGGGTGTAAATGAGAGAACAGATGAGACACAcaggcacatacacacactgctcaGCATCAATGGCAGTAAAAACCGTGTGGTATAGCAGCATGCCAGAGGATGTGCTAACTCACTGCTTTAGCTGCCAGATTGGGTGTTAGATGTCCGGGGGAAACAATGCCATTTTGTGTGAGCGTTCAGGAGAAGAGCGTGGGACCGCGAAACAATGGCATTCTGTGAGCATCTCTGTCAACAAGGTGCTTTTGGGAGAAAATCCAGAACAAGCATAAGGGGAGGAAGAGGCCGGGTACTAAAATGATATTACATGGTATCATGTGGTAAAACGCAGGGCTATTTCAGTCAATCACAGCAGCGGCTCAGAAACATCGGCAGCtatggcaacaacaacaacagcattcTTCTCCCGCTCGTTTGTCAGCGTTCTCATCAAGTTTGCAGAGACACGAGTCATTCTGTAGAACATTAGCGGTCAGCTGCAGCATGAAATCGCGTCGCACAGCACCAACACTACGTACACAGTTATTTTGTTTAATAGGACGCGAAAAaatgcatatgtgtgtatgcatgtataGAGCTGTGCACAGAGCAGTGACAGTCAAACGCATATTGATAATAGTTCCATCCGTACCGTAGGAAAACAATGGTTTGCTGGTGATGCGTCTCAGTGTGATCTGCTGCCAAGGCCGCTGACCGAACTGCTGTATTTGAGGACTTGGGAGCGAGAACATGTTGATCTAATATGTTGGGAAATACACTTTCTTGCTGAGGGTCAGATATAATGCCTGTACAGCAAATAAGAAaaagcagctggttagcttagcttagcatgaagagaAGAAACAGTCACCATGGCTCAGTCTAAAGGTAATAAAATCCTCATGCCAGCACATCTGAAGCTAATGTAAGTCAGTGCCCTGTGTCCAAGAGACAGACCAGCACACAACCGACTGTAAAGCTGCAGTTCTTTGTTTCTACGCTTCTTATGTTCAGATGTGTTTCTCCCTTTGTGTGCAGTGAAAATGACGCGTCATCAGAGAACGAGCAGCTGTTGAGCCGCAGCATCGACAGCGACGAGGAGGCGGCGTCCGACAAGCAAGGGTCAACCGAGACCAACAACCCCAACCCGTGCCTCGTCAATCTGGGAAACAAGCCTGACCTCTGCCTGCTCTCTCTGGGCCTCTTGGATCGCGACCCAGCCTGCAACGGGACAACCACCAATAACATCCCGAGTCCCAACCACATCGCCAGCACCAACCACATCAGCAGTGTGAATgcaatcaacaacaacaataaaacccCAGGGGTAGGAAGAGGGAGCTTTTAAAGATGTTACTATCGTAAAAATATGATTACGAACATCTGCAGTTCAGTTTGATCTTCAAATCGCACATTTTGTgctgctatttatttatttaaatgtttttcctaCACAGATGCTTCAGAGTCGAAGAAAAAAGATCCTGGATCTGTACGCCAGAGCCTGCAACGTGACAGAGGGTAAGTTATTCATCTTGCCGAGCCTTGTAATCAAGAAGAGAATAAAGTCAATACTGTGGCGGCATTTTCACTTCTTTCCGGGGGAAGACAAGCTCTTTACAGACAGTGTTATTAAGTGTTGTGTCTGTTTTGAACTGAGACATGGTATCAACTGCCATTTTCAAGAAAATTGCTTGATAAAGTGGAACTTCGGTGGAGAGAATTCATTGCCTCGCTCCACAGACGTATTTTTCACTAATTGGACTTAATCAGTActacacatttgtttaaaaaatgacttcccCCTAATGCCTGAAGAGGCATCTTTTCAGATGACATCAAATATTAGTGCATAGAGGCTGAATACAACAGCAGCAAAGTAGATGAAGTGAGAACAAAGAccaaatatgaaaataacaGCAACTGGATTGGTATAAATAGTAAATCTAACTTATCTAACATACAAATAGACGAAGTACATTTTTCAAGGATTCAACTTAGATTTGCGCATATTCTTTAAATCTTGATATAATTAACTGTTTGTGTAACAGTAAGTTCTGACActcctgtctctgtccaggCCTGAGCCCCACTGAGCTTCCCTTTGACTGCCTGGAGAAGACCAGCCGCATGCTGAGCTCCTCCTACAGCAGCGAGGCGGCAGTGGTGAAGACGTGGAGGCATCTGGCCGAGAGCTTCGGGCTGAAGCGTGACGAGATCGGAGGCATGAGCGACGGACTGCAGCTCTTCGAGAGAGTCAGCACGGCAGGCTACAGCATCCCAGACCTCCTGACCCGCCTTGTACAGATCGAGAGGCTGGACGCCGTGGAGTCACTCTGCTTGGACGTTCTGGGCACCAGCGAGACGGGGGTGGCTGCCGGCCGGCAGGGCATCAACAGCTTTCACAGCCAGTTGGTCTGTCCAACCCAGTGCTCATCTCCTTCTCAGCGCTGCGCCAGTGTCTAAATATGTGGTGGAGAAGAGACTTCAGAGACTTGGGGGTCTTCAGGACAGATACTGCTGACAAGGACAGCTCGTATACAGTATACACCTTACCCCCATCACATGAAGAATGGCAGTGAACCTCCCCGTGCACAATCC from Sparus aurata chromosome 9, fSpaAur1.1, whole genome shotgun sequence encodes:
- the edar gene encoding tumor necrosis factor receptor superfamily member EDAR isoform X1, producing MSERRGRKMPSFLTSLLVCCMFASAEYSSCGEYEFFNQTSNSCQACPQCQPGQEPHMTCGYGVKDEDFACVPCPQGKYSKGKYEICRRHKDCDALYKATVRVAGTPDSDAECGPCLPGYYMLENRPRNLYGMVCHSCQNAPRNTKECSTSGQREKPVIDPGSTTVFPHPHKDPTGQGHLATALIIAMSTIFIMAIAIVLIIMFYILKAKPSGQAACCSGQVVKAVEAQANKQEDKKDVPDNVVIYSEKDEFDKMKAPPQKTVKSENDASSENEQLLSRSIDSDEEAASDKQGSTETNNPNPCLVNLGNKPDLCLLSLGLLDRDPACNGTTTNNIPSPNHIASTNHISSVNAINNNNKTPGMLQSRRKKILDLYARACNVTEGLSPTELPFDCLEKTSRMLSSSYSSEAAVVKTWRHLAESFGLKRDEIGGMSDGLQLFERVSTAGYSIPDLLTRLVQIERLDAVESLCLDVLGTSETGVAAGRQGINSFHSQLVCPTQCSSPSQRCASV
- the edar gene encoding tumor necrosis factor receptor superfamily member EDAR isoform X2, whose translation is MSERRGRKMPSFLTSLLVCCMFASAEYSSCGEYEFFNQTSNSCQACPQCQPGQEPHMTCGYGVKDEDFACVPCPQGKYSKGKYEICRRHKDCDALYKATVRVAGTPDSDAECGPCLPGYYMLENRPRNLYGMVCHSCQNAPRNTKECSTSGQREKPVIDPGSTTVFPHPHKDPTGQGHLATALIIAMSTIFIMAIAIVLIIMFYILKAKPSGQACCSGQVVKAVEAQANKQEDKKDVPDNVVIYSEKDEFDKMKAPPQKTVKSENDASSENEQLLSRSIDSDEEAASDKQGSTETNNPNPCLVNLGNKPDLCLLSLGLLDRDPACNGTTTNNIPSPNHIASTNHISSVNAINNNNKTPGMLQSRRKKILDLYARACNVTEGLSPTELPFDCLEKTSRMLSSSYSSEAAVVKTWRHLAESFGLKRDEIGGMSDGLQLFERVSTAGYSIPDLLTRLVQIERLDAVESLCLDVLGTSETGVAAGRQGINSFHSQLVCPTQCSSPSQRCASV
- the edar gene encoding tumor necrosis factor receptor superfamily member EDAR isoform X3, giving the protein MSERRGRKMPSFLTSLLVCCMFASAEYSSCGEYEFFNQTSNSCQACPQCQPGQEPHMTCGYGVKDEDFACVPCPQGKYSKGKYEICRRHKDCDALYKATVRVAGTPDSDAECGPCLPGYYMLENRPRNLYGMVCHSCQNAPRNTKECSTSGQREKPVIDPGSTTVFPHPHKACCSGQVVKAVEAQANKQEDKKDVPDNVVIYSEKDEFDKMKAPPQKTVKSENDASSENEQLLSRSIDSDEEAASDKQGSTETNNPNPCLVNLGNKPDLCLLSLGLLDRDPACNGTTTNNIPSPNHIASTNHISSVNAINNNNKTPGMLQSRRKKILDLYARACNVTEGLSPTELPFDCLEKTSRMLSSSYSSEAAVVKTWRHLAESFGLKRDEIGGMSDGLQLFERVSTAGYSIPDLLTRLVQIERLDAVESLCLDVLGTSETGVAAGRQGINSFHSQLVCPTQCSSPSQRCASV